A genomic segment from Flavobacterium litorale encodes:
- a CDS encoding NuoI/complex I 23 kDa subunit family protein yields MAIETISLSGRKKEVSNKKMTFWESLYLVAIFKGLMITIKHLFTRKVTIKYPEQTRELSPVYRGQHMLMRDDQGRERCTACGLCALSCPAEAITMKAEERKPDEMHLYREEKYASIYEINMLRCIFCGLCEEACPKEAIYLTKSRVMVKSATNREDFIYGKDKLVMPLDMAIKNTPNTAAN; encoded by the coding sequence ATGGCAATAGAAACCATATCATTATCGGGAAGAAAAAAGGAGGTTTCCAACAAAAAGATGACTTTTTGGGAAAGCCTTTACCTTGTTGCGATATTTAAGGGGTTAATGATTACAATAAAGCACTTGTTTACCCGCAAAGTGACTATTAAATATCCAGAGCAAACAAGAGAACTTAGCCCAGTATACAGAGGGCAACACATGCTAATGCGTGATGACCAAGGTAGAGAACGTTGTACAGCATGCGGACTTTGTGCATTATCGTGCCCAGCAGAGGCAATTACGATGAAAGCGGAGGAAAGAAAACCAGACGAAATGCATTTATACAGAGAAGAAAAATATGCTTCGATATACGAGATAAACATGCTTCGTTGTATTTTTTGTGGGCTTTGCGAAGAAGCTTGCCCAAAAGAAGCTATTTACCTAACAAAATCCAGAGTTATGGTAAAATCGGCTACTAACAGAGAAGATTTTATTTACGGAAAAGATAAATTAGTTATGCCTTTAGATATGGCTATTAAAAACACTCCTAACACCGCAGCTAACTAA
- the nuoH gene encoding NADH-quinone oxidoreductase subunit NuoH, whose protein sequence is MEQAIIIEKSVIIIAVFALTMLMAMYSTLAERKIAAWLQDRIGPNRAGKGGILQPLADGLKLFAKEEFIPNTPNKFLFFVGPAVSMSAALMTSAVIPWGDKLHLFGRDIILQATDIDVALLYIFGVLSVGIYGVMIGGWASNNKFSLMSAMRAASQMISYEVAMGLSIIALIMMTGTLSLREIAAGQEGMHWNVFYQPLGFLIFLVCSFAETNRTPFDLAECEAELIGGYHTEYSSMKMGFYLFAEYASMFISSTILAVLYFGAYNYPGMNWMEENVGINIANIIGIIVLFLKLCFFIFFYMWVRWTVPRFRYDQLMRLGWKILIPLSIANIIITGIVILLVE, encoded by the coding sequence ATGGAACAAGCTATAATTATAGAAAAAAGCGTTATTATAATTGCTGTTTTTGCCCTTACTATGCTAATGGCAATGTACTCTACACTTGCTGAAAGAAAAATAGCGGCTTGGCTACAGGATCGTATAGGACCTAACCGTGCAGGTAAAGGAGGTATATTACAACCCCTTGCCGATGGTTTAAAGCTTTTTGCTAAAGAAGAGTTTATACCCAACACTCCTAACAAGTTTTTGTTTTTTGTAGGTCCTGCCGTATCCATGAGTGCTGCGTTAATGACGAGTGCTGTTATACCATGGGGCGATAAACTGCACCTTTTTGGCAGAGATATTATACTACAGGCTACAGATATTGATGTAGCACTTTTATACATATTCGGCGTATTATCCGTAGGTATATATGGTGTAATGATAGGCGGATGGGCATCAAATAATAAGTTTTCACTTATGAGTGCTATGCGTGCAGCATCGCAAATGATATCGTACGAGGTGGCTATGGGATTATCCATCATCGCACTAATTATGATGACGGGTACTTTGAGCCTTCGTGAAATTGCTGCTGGGCAGGAAGGAATGCATTGGAATGTATTCTACCAGCCATTAGGTTTCCTGATATTCCTAGTATGTTCGTTTGCCGAAACCAACCGTACACCGTTTGACCTTGCTGAGTGTGAGGCAGAGCTTATTGGTGGTTACCATACCGAATATTCATCCATGAAAATGGGCTTTTACCTGTTTGCAGAGTATGCAAGTATGTTTATATCGTCTACTATTTTAGCAGTACTTTATTTTGGAGCATACAACTATCCTGGTATGAACTGGATGGAAGAAAATGTTGGTATTAACATTGCTAACATCATAGGTATTATAGTACTGTTTTTAAAACTATGTTTCTTCATATTCTTTTATATGTGGGTACGTTGGACGGTGCCAAGATTCCGTTACGACCAATTAATGCGTCTTGGTTGGAAAATATTAATACCATTATCTATAGCTAACATTATTATAACAGGAATTGTTATTTTATTAGTAGAATAA
- a CDS encoding NADH-quinone oxidoreductase subunit N: MNTLIAIAGLGIICLIAEIFNLRKAIVPVAIIGLLAVLGLNVADYMEFGLNITTTQHTEGLYNNMIVENSYGKAFSTLFIVLTIFLVAMTPEFHKDHKAKLSDFVAIKLFLLTGAIAMVSFGNLAMFFLGIEVLSIALYVLAASEPRSLKSNEAGMKYFLMGAFASGILLFGIALVYGATGTFDNAGIYDAVLAGNLPDWFFMGIVMLTIGLLFKIAAAPFHMWAPDVYEGSPALNTATMSTLAKVAAVAAFFKLMRNLNLEVPGTYIAIITTVSILSMSVGNLMALRQTSVKRMLAFSGISHAGFMLMVFLNPPVMSGVLFYYAAAYALAGIAAFAVILYVTASKENEEIHNFNGLGKTNPTMAAVLTCALLSMAGIPIFSGFFGKFFLFSEVLNSGHITIVVIAVINSIISVGYYFKLILAMYTKEATETTTKVPAVYSIVAVIAILLTIGIGVYPDAVLGLIQ; the protein is encoded by the coding sequence ATGAATACATTAATAGCTATTGCAGGATTAGGGATTATATGCCTTATAGCTGAGATTTTCAATTTAAGGAAAGCCATTGTTCCTGTAGCCATTATTGGGCTACTGGCAGTACTTGGGCTTAACGTAGCTGATTATATGGAGTTTGGGCTAAACATAACCACTACCCAGCACACCGAAGGCTTATACAACAACATGATTGTAGAGAACAGTTATGGTAAAGCATTTTCGACATTATTTATAGTGCTTACAATATTTTTGGTAGCCATGACGCCTGAGTTTCATAAAGACCACAAAGCAAAACTATCTGATTTTGTTGCCATAAAATTATTTTTACTTACAGGAGCCATAGCCATGGTATCTTTCGGGAATTTAGCCATGTTCTTTTTGGGTATCGAGGTACTCTCTATAGCACTATACGTATTGGCTGCTAGCGAGCCAAGAAGTTTAAAAAGCAACGAGGCAGGTATGAAATACTTCCTTATGGGAGCTTTTGCATCGGGTATATTACTATTTGGTATTGCCCTAGTATACGGTGCAACAGGTACTTTTGATAATGCTGGTATTTACGATGCTGTATTGGCTGGCAATTTACCCGATTGGTTTTTTATGGGTATTGTAATGCTAACCATAGGCTTACTGTTTAAAATAGCAGCAGCGCCCTTCCATATGTGGGCACCCGATGTGTACGAAGGTTCGCCTGCATTAAACACCGCCACCATGAGTACGCTGGCAAAAGTAGCCGCCGTAGCCGCCTTTTTTAAACTAATGCGTAACCTAAACCTAGAGGTACCAGGTACGTATATAGCTATAATTACAACCGTATCCATACTATCCATGTCGGTAGGTAACCTAATGGCATTGCGCCAAACCAGTGTTAAACGTATGCTTGCCTTTTCGGGTATATCGCACGCTGGGTTTATGCTAATGGTATTTTTAAACCCTCCAGTAATGTCGGGAGTACTCTTTTACTATGCAGCAGCTTACGCCTTAGCAGGTATTGCAGCCTTTGCCGTAATACTATATGTTACTGCTAGTAAAGAAAACGAAGAAATACACAACTTTAACGGGCTGGGCAAAACCAACCCTACTATGGCAGCGGTATTAACCTGTGCCCTACTCTCTATGGCAGGTATACCGATATTTTCAGGATTTTTTGGTAAGTTTTTCCTATTTAGCGAAGTACTAAATTCAGGGCATATAACCATTGTGGTTATAGCTGTAATTAACTCTATAATAAGTGTTGGGTATTACTTTAAGCTAATACTAGCCATGTACACTAAGGAAGCTACCGAAACCACTACCAAAGTACCTGCCGTGTACAGCATAGTAGCTGTAATAGCAATACTGCTTACTATTGGTATAGGGGTTTACCCCGATGCTGTATTGGGTTTAATACAATAA
- the nuoF gene encoding NADH-quinone oxidoreductase subunit NuoF: MGRKILLEHANVPGIKTYEVYRKMGGYASVEKALKGMTPDEVVEEVKTSGLRGRGGAGFPTGLKWSFLDKKSGNPSHLVCNADESEPGTFKDRYLMEYIPHLLIEGMITSSYALDAHLSYIYIRGEYMWVYRILENAIKEAYAAGWLGKNILGTGYDLDLHVHCGAGAYICGEETALIESLEGKRGNPRIKPPFPAVKGLWQEPTVVNNVESIAAVPWIINNSGEEYAKIGIGRSTGTKLISASGHIKNPGVYEIELGLSVDEFMNSDEYLGGMMDDRPLKALVPGGSSVPILPAHLIYKNAEGADRLMSYESLSEGGFESGSMLGSGGFIVYNDTSCIVRNTWNFSRFYHHESCGQCSPCREGTGWLEGVLHRIETGKGREEDIDLLWDIQSKIEGNTICPLGDAAAWPVAAAIRHFREEFEYHIRFPERIKNRDHFVAEPFEKVRHLVAKQTV, encoded by the coding sequence ATGGGAAGAAAAATATTATTAGAGCACGCAAACGTACCAGGCATAAAAACCTACGAAGTATACCGCAAAATGGGCGGTTATGCCTCTGTAGAGAAAGCCCTTAAGGGCATGACGCCTGATGAAGTGGTAGAGGAAGTAAAAACATCGGGGCTTAGAGGTCGTGGTGGAGCAGGTTTTCCAACAGGATTAAAATGGAGTTTTCTCGATAAAAAATCAGGTAACCCATCCCACCTAGTTTGTAATGCCGATGAGTCGGAGCCAGGAACGTTTAAAGACCGTTACTTAATGGAGTACATTCCTCACCTATTAATAGAAGGAATGATAACGTCAAGCTACGCACTAGATGCACACCTATCGTACATTTATATTCGTGGCGAATACATGTGGGTATACCGCATATTAGAAAATGCAATTAAAGAAGCCTATGCTGCAGGTTGGCTAGGTAAAAATATATTAGGTACGGGTTACGACCTCGACCTTCACGTACACTGTGGTGCAGGTGCTTACATTTGTGGTGAGGAAACAGCACTAATCGAATCGTTAGAAGGTAAAAGAGGTAACCCAAGAATAAAACCACCTTTCCCTGCGGTTAAAGGATTGTGGCAAGAGCCTACTGTGGTAAACAACGTAGAATCTATTGCAGCAGTGCCGTGGATTATAAACAACAGTGGCGAAGAGTATGCTAAAATAGGTATAGGTCGTTCTACAGGAACAAAACTAATATCAGCATCAGGGCATATTAAAAACCCAGGCGTATACGAAATAGAATTAGGGCTTAGCGTAGATGAGTTTATGAACTCAGACGAATATCTTGGCGGTATGATGGACGACAGACCTTTAAAGGCATTAGTGCCAGGAGGATCGTCAGTACCTATTTTACCAGCCCATTTAATTTATAAAAATGCGGAAGGCGCCGACCGTTTAATGTCATACGAATCGCTTAGCGAAGGCGGATTCGAGTCAGGTTCAATGTTAGGTTCTGGAGGTTTCATCGTATATAACGATACTTCTTGTATTGTACGTAATACATGGAACTTTAGTCGTTTTTACCATCACGAAAGTTGTGGGCAATGTTCGCCATGCCGTGAGGGTACAGGCTGGTTAGAAGGTGTGCTACATCGTATAGAAACAGGAAAAGGCAGAGAAGAAGATATTGATTTGCTTTGGGACATCCAGAGCAAAATAGAAGGGAACACCATTTGCCCGCTAGGCGATGCAGCAGCATGGCCAGTAGCAGCAGCCATACGCCACTTCCGTGAGGAATTTGAGTATCACATCCGTTTCCCTGAAAGAATTAAAAATCGCGACCACTTTGTTGCCGAACCTTTCGAGAAGGTAAGACACTTAGTAGCAAAACAAACAGTATAA
- a CDS encoding complex I subunit 4 family protein: MDVSFILIILLFGTVATYFVGDKWASKAALLFSAAAFAATLYVMYRYNMGITVDYVQAWISKPRVVLNFKADGISLAMVALTTALTPIIVLTSFGNMFPKTKSFYALILFMAFAMVGTFLSADGLVYYIFWELSLIPIYFIALIWGSGDTESRKKAVVKFFIYTFAGSLFMLISFIYLYTKTNSFLITNLYNAELSETEQFWIFLGFFLAYAIKIPIIPFHTWQANVYQKAPAAGTMLLSGIMLKMALYSIIRWQLPITPQAAAEYKYIVIAFCIAGVIYGSILALKQTDLKKLLAYSSLAHVGLIAAGTYTLTIDGLRGAFLQMIAHGFVVVGLFYAAEVIERRYHTTTISEMGGIRTQAPKFASMFMILVMASVALPLTFNFIGEFEVLYSLAQTNIWFGVLGGTTIILGAFYMLRMFQHVMLGDKGTKVFADITTGETFTFVLIVGVLLFFGVYPRPITDFITPALQEALLHINQI; the protein is encoded by the coding sequence ATGGACGTATCATTTATACTCATTATTCTATTATTCGGCACGGTTGCTACTTACTTTGTGGGCGATAAATGGGCTTCTAAAGCCGCATTATTATTTAGCGCTGCCGCATTTGCAGCCACCCTTTATGTGATGTATCGCTACAATATGGGCATTACGGTAGATTATGTGCAAGCTTGGATAAGCAAGCCACGCGTAGTACTAAACTTTAAAGCAGACGGCATATCGCTTGCTATGGTAGCACTAACCACAGCACTAACGCCAATAATTGTACTAACCTCTTTTGGGAACATGTTCCCAAAAACAAAATCGTTTTACGCACTAATCCTATTTATGGCATTTGCTATGGTAGGTACATTTTTAAGTGCCGATGGTTTAGTGTACTATATCTTCTGGGAATTATCATTAATACCAATATACTTTATAGCTCTTATTTGGGGTAGTGGCGATACAGAGAGCAGAAAGAAAGCCGTAGTTAAATTCTTTATCTACACCTTTGCAGGCTCGCTATTCATGCTAATTTCGTTTATATATTTATATACAAAAACCAATAGTTTCCTTATAACAAACCTGTACAATGCAGAACTTTCGGAAACAGAGCAGTTTTGGATATTCTTAGGCTTCTTTTTAGCCTATGCTATAAAAATACCCATTATACCTTTCCATACGTGGCAGGCAAACGTATACCAAAAAGCACCCGCAGCAGGTACCATGCTACTATCGGGTATTATGCTAAAAATGGCACTGTACAGTATTATTAGATGGCAATTGCCCATAACACCACAAGCAGCAGCAGAATATAAATACATTGTTATTGCATTTTGTATTGCTGGGGTTATATACGGCTCTATACTAGCACTGAAACAAACTGATTTAAAAAAATTATTAGCCTACTCCTCATTAGCGCACGTTGGGCTAATAGCAGCAGGTACGTATACGCTGACCATAGACGGACTTCGTGGTGCATTTTTGCAAATGATAGCACACGGTTTTGTAGTGGTAGGACTTTTTTATGCTGCCGAAGTTATTGAACGCCGCTACCACACAACTACCATAAGCGAAATGGGAGGCATCCGAACGCAAGCACCAAAATTTGCATCGATGTTTATGATATTGGTTATGGCATCGGTAGCATTACCTTTAACGTTTAACTTTATAGGAGAATTTGAAGTATTGTACAGCTTGGCACAGACTAATATATGGTTTGGTGTTTTAGGAGGTACTACTATTATACTAGGTGCATTTTATATGTTACGAATGTTCCAGCACGTTATGCTTGGTGATAAGGGTACAAAGGTATTTGCCGATATTACAACGGGCGAAACGTTTACTTTTGTACTTATTGTTGGTGTACTCCTATTTTTTGGAGTGTACCCACGACCAATTACCGACTTTATTACACCAGCCCTACAAGAGGCGTTATTACACATTAACCAGATTTAA
- the nuoK gene encoding NADH-quinone oxidoreductase subunit NuoK yields MDNILQQIGIENYIYLTTLLFCIGVFGVLYRRNAIVMFMSIEIMLNAVNLLLVAFSAYHQDASAQIFVFFSMAVAAAEVAVGLAILVAVYRNIGNIDIDNLKKLKG; encoded by the coding sequence ATGGACAATATTTTACAACAAATAGGTATAGAGAATTACATTTACCTTACTACATTATTATTTTGTATCGGTGTGTTTGGCGTACTGTACAGAAGAAATGCTATTGTAATGTTCATGTCTATCGAGATTATGCTTAACGCAGTAAACCTGCTTTTAGTAGCATTTTCTGCCTACCATCAGGATGCATCGGCACAAATATTCGTATTCTTCTCTATGGCGGTAGCTGCAGCAGAGGTAGCTGTTGGGCTTGCCATACTGGTAGCCGTGTACAGAAACATTGGTAACATTGATATAGATAATTTAAAGAAATTAAAAGGATAA
- a CDS encoding NADH-quinone oxidoreductase subunit NuoE family protein → MQITHIKQEINFTDALMARINELLSHYPADKKKSALLPVLHEVQDAHDNWLSIALQDKVAEILEIKPVEVYEVVTFYTMYNQKPIGKYMFEFCRTSCCAIRGAEDLMEYTCEKLGIKEGETTPDGMFTVVGVECLGACGYAPMLQIGDYYREHLTKEKMDELIEECKAGKIDLHNQDHYTE, encoded by the coding sequence ATGCAAATAACGCATATAAAACAGGAAATAAACTTTACCGATGCCTTAATGGCTCGGATAAACGAATTACTAAGCCACTACCCTGCCGACAAGAAAAAATCGGCACTGTTGCCCGTACTGCATGAAGTACAGGATGCACACGATAACTGGCTGAGTATAGCGTTACAAGATAAAGTAGCCGAAATACTGGAAATTAAACCTGTAGAGGTGTACGAGGTAGTTACATTTTACACTATGTACAACCAAAAACCTATAGGTAAGTATATGTTTGAATTTTGCCGAACATCCTGCTGTGCTATTCGCGGTGCAGAAGACCTTATGGAATACACCTGCGAAAAGCTAGGTATTAAGGAAGGCGAAACAACGCCCGATGGTATGTTTACCGTAGTAGGCGTAGAGTGTTTAGGTGCTTGTGGTTATGCCCCTATGCTACAAATAGGCGATTATTACAGGGAGCATCTTACCAAAGAGAAAATGGATGAGCTGATTGAAGAATGCAAAGCAGGTAAGATAGATTTACACAACCAAGACCATTATACAGAGTAA
- a CDS encoding NADH-quinone oxidoreductase subunit J family protein, translating into MITTLFYILSAVTLATAFLTIFSKNPIHSAIYLVLCFFSIAGHYLMFNAQFLAIVHIIVYSGAIMILMLFTIMLMNLNKENEFNKSLLTRIAAATSFGLVALVLLASFVKAQPAIIEYKTTGKDYQSIKVLGDVLLNDYMVPFEFASILLLVSMIGAVLLSKKEHINN; encoded by the coding sequence ATGATAACAACATTATTCTATATCTTATCGGCGGTTACCTTAGCTACTGCGTTTTTAACGATATTTAGTAAAAACCCCATACACAGTGCCATTTACCTTGTACTCTGCTTTTTCTCTATAGCGGGGCACTACCTTATGTTTAATGCACAGTTTTTGGCAATAGTACATATTATAGTATATTCGGGGGCAATTATGATATTAATGCTCTTTACTATAATGCTCATGAATCTCAATAAGGAAAACGAGTTTAATAAATCGTTGCTCACCCGTATTGCTGCTGCCACCTCGTTTGGTTTGGTAGCATTGGTATTATTAGCATCGTTTGTTAAAGCACAGCCTGCCATTATTGAGTATAAAACAACAGGTAAGGACTATCAGTCTATTAAAGTACTGGGCGACGTATTGCTTAACGATTATATGGTGCCATTTGAGTTTGCCTCTATACTGCTTTTAGTCTCTATGATTGGTGCGGTATTATTATCTAAAAAAGAACACATCAATAACTAA
- a CDS encoding 2Fe-2S iron-sulfur cluster-binding protein translates to MKVTIDGQSIEVEPGTTILQAARMIGGESVPPAMCYYSKLEGSGGKCRCCLVEVSKGSERDPRPMPKLMASCVTGVMDGMEVKSISSDRVLDARKSVTEFLLINHPLDCPVCDQAGECDLQNLSFKHGAGATRFIEEKRTFEPENIGPNIQLHMNRCILCYRCVMVADQLTDDRVHGVMNRGDHAQISTCISKAIDNEFSGNMIDVCPVGALTDKTFRFKQRVWFNKPFNAHRDCDKCCGKTTLWMFGNEIQRVTGRKDIYHEVEEFICNECRFEKKDTKDWVIEGPKKFEKGSVINQNNYTQKLEKVTIKTEDHILLGREQDRKKISMPDVPLKGDQKKQLKEGNV, encoded by the coding sequence ATGAAAGTAACAATAGACGGTCAGAGTATAGAGGTAGAGCCAGGGACAACCATCCTACAGGCAGCCCGTATGATAGGTGGTGAGTCTGTTCCGCCAGCAATGTGCTATTATTCTAAACTAGAAGGAAGCGGTGGCAAATGCCGTTGTTGTCTTGTAGAAGTATCTAAAGGTAGTGAGCGCGACCCAAGACCCATGCCTAAACTTATGGCATCGTGCGTAACAGGTGTTATGGACGGCATGGAGGTAAAAAGCATCTCTTCAGATAGGGTATTGGATGCCAGAAAATCGGTTACTGAATTTTTGCTTATCAACCACCCGTTAGATTGCCCCGTGTGCGACCAAGCAGGCGAATGCGACCTGCAAAACCTAAGTTTTAAACACGGTGCGGGTGCAACACGTTTTATTGAAGAAAAAAGAACTTTTGAGCCTGAAAATATAGGTCCGAACATACAATTACACATGAACCGTTGCATACTGTGCTACCGTTGTGTAATGGTTGCCGACCAACTTACAGATGATAGAGTACACGGTGTAATGAACCGTGGCGACCATGCACAAATATCTACATGCATCTCGAAAGCAATTGATAATGAGTTTTCTGGAAACATGATTGATGTTTGCCCTGTAGGTGCACTTACCGATAAAACATTCCGCTTTAAGCAACGTGTTTGGTTTAATAAGCCTTTTAATGCGCATAGAGATTGCGATAAATGTTGCGGAAAAACAACGCTTTGGATGTTTGGCAACGAAATTCAGCGTGTTACAGGGCGTAAAGATATTTACCATGAGGTAGAAGAGTTTATTTGCAACGAATGCCGTTTTGAGAAGAAAGACACTAAAGATTGGGTTATTGAAGGACCTAAGAAGTTTGAGAAAGGCTCTGTTATCAATCAAAACAACTATACTCAAAAATTAGAGAAGGTTACCATTAAAACGGAAGACCATATACTTTTAGGGCGCGAACAGGACAGAAAGAAAATAAGTATGCCTGATGTACCCTTAAAAGGCGACCAGAAAAAACAACTTAAAGAAGGCAACGTATAG
- the nuoL gene encoding NADH-quinone oxidoreductase subunit L gives METNLALLLLLAPLAGFLLNIFAGKKLSKGLSGTLGTVAVAVSFAVTVFFFMQVSDTKEAVMVNLFKWMTLANFDVNFAFQLDQLSLLWLLFVTGIGTLIHVYSISYMHDDENLHKYFAYLNLFIFFMITLVIGSNLLIMFIGWEGVGLCSYLLIGFWYKNQDFNDAAKKAFIMNRIGDLGFLIGIFIIGYLFHSVDYVDIQNSIAAGTSGLDMTWLGIATLCLFIGACGKSAQIPLYTWLPDAMAGPTPVSALIHAATMVTAGIFMITRMNFVFDLTPDVQNIIAIVGAITSLVAAAIGLVQNDIKKVLAYSTVSQLGLMFLALGLGAYEIAVFHVITHAFFKACLFLGSGSVIHAMGGEQDMRNMGGLRKVMKVTFITFLIATLAISGLPPFSGFFSKDEILLTAFHHNKALWVIGSVASVMTAFYMFRLLYLTFFKSFRGTEEQKSHLHESPSLITLPLIVLAVLAMVGGAISFPGSSWLNEYLSPIISHPAAHHALGTTEYILMGVAIVGALVGIGLAYAKYIKKAAVPAPDSEITGFNKVLYNKFYVDEIYMAVIVKPIYALGAFFKNVTEVALSGLVFGLGKVANLIGAQGKTIQNGSIGLYLFVFVAGACSIIAYIFLK, from the coding sequence ATGGAGACTAATTTGGCTTTACTATTATTACTTGCTCCTTTAGCAGGTTTTTTACTTAACATTTTTGCAGGAAAAAAATTAAGCAAAGGCTTATCGGGTACATTAGGTACGGTAGCCGTTGCGGTATCGTTTGCTGTTACTGTATTCTTTTTTATGCAGGTTAGCGATACAAAAGAGGCCGTAATGGTTAACCTCTTTAAGTGGATGACCCTTGCCAACTTTGATGTTAATTTTGCTTTTCAACTCGATCAACTTTCATTACTGTGGTTGCTGTTTGTTACAGGTATTGGTACGCTAATACACGTATACTCTATTAGCTATATGCACGATGACGAAAACCTACACAAATACTTTGCTTACCTAAACCTATTCATCTTTTTTATGATTACGTTGGTAATAGGTAGCAACTTACTAATTATGTTTATTGGTTGGGAAGGCGTTGGGCTTTGCTCGTACCTACTCATCGGATTCTGGTATAAAAATCAAGATTTTAACGATGCAGCCAAAAAGGCTTTCATCATGAACCGTATTGGCGACCTTGGTTTCCTAATCGGTATATTCATTATAGGATATCTTTTCCATAGTGTAGATTATGTAGATATCCAAAACAGCATTGCAGCAGGCACATCAGGATTGGATATGACCTGGTTGGGCATTGCTACACTATGCCTGTTTATAGGTGCGTGTGGTAAAAGTGCACAAATACCATTGTACACTTGGTTACCCGATGCCATGGCAGGACCAACACCAGTTTCGGCACTTATACACGCTGCTACCATGGTAACGGCAGGTATATTTATGATTACGAGAATGAATTTTGTTTTTGACCTTACGCCCGATGTACAAAACATTATTGCCATTGTAGGTGCAATAACATCGTTAGTAGCGGCGGCTATAGGTTTAGTACAAAACGATATTAAAAAAGTACTCGCCTACTCTACCGTATCGCAGTTGGGTTTAATGTTCCTTGCATTAGGTTTAGGTGCTTACGAAATTGCGGTATTCCATGTAATAACCCACGCTTTCTTTAAAGCATGTTTATTCTTAGGTTCAGGTTCGGTTATCCATGCTATGGGTGGCGAACAGGATATGCGCAACATGGGAGGACTTCGTAAAGTAATGAAGGTTACTTTTATTACCTTCCTTATTGCAACATTAGCCATTTCGGGCTTACCACCATTTTCAGGCTTCTTCTCTAAAGACGAAATACTATTAACGGCATTCCACCACAACAAAGCCCTTTGGGTAATTGGGTCGGTAGCCTCTGTAATGACGGCGTTTTATATGTTCCGTTTGCTTTACCTTACTTTCTTTAAAAGTTTTAGAGGAACAGAGGAGCAAAAAAGTCACTTACACGAATCGCCATCGCTTATAACATTACCACTTATTGTACTAGCAGTACTTGCTATGGTAGGAGGCGCAATAAGTTTCCCTGGTAGTAGCTGGTTAAACGAGTATTTATCGCCTATTATTAGCCATCCCGCAGCGCACCATGCACTAGGTACTACAGAGTATATTCTTATGGGTGTTGCCATTGTAGGAGCACTAGTAGGTATTGGTCTGGCATATGCTAAATACATTAAAAAAGCAGCAGTACCAGCACCCGATAGCGAAATTACAGGCTTTAACAAAGTACTGTATAACAAGTTTTATGTAGATGAGATTTACATGGCAGTTATTGTAAAACCAATATACGCGCTAGGCGCATTCTTTAAAAACGTTACCGAAGTGGCTTTGTCGGGCTTAGTATTTGGGCTGGGTAAAGTTGCCAATTTAATAGGTGCTCAAGGAAAAACAATCCAAAACGGAAGCATCGGACTATACTTGTTTGTATTTGTAGCGGGCGCATGCTCGATTATAGCTTATATCTTTTTAAAATAA